The Shewanella zhangzhouensis genome has a window encoding:
- a CDS encoding putative quinol monooxygenase produces the protein MTNYVINRRQLVCVASFLAFPGKEEALIEALGALIPDTRREVGCIRYELNQSRDEPGRITFIEKFVDVEAFDSHCAKDAIQHYFHQQMPELVESFKVETYHEIIV, from the coding sequence ATGACAAACTATGTGATTAACCGTCGCCAACTGGTGTGTGTGGCGAGCTTTTTAGCGTTTCCCGGTAAAGAAGAAGCCCTGATTGAGGCCCTGGGTGCGCTTATTCCCGATACCCGCCGGGAAGTGGGTTGCATCCGATACGAGCTGAACCAGAGCCGCGACGAGCCAGGGCGCATTACCTTTATCGAAAAGTTCGTGGATGTGGAGGCGTTCGACAGCCACTGTGCCAAGGATGCCATTCAGCACTATTTTCATCAGCAGATGCCCGAACTGGTGGAGTCTTTCAAGGTAGAAACCTACCACGAGATCATTGTCTGA
- a CDS encoding GNAT family N-acetyltransferase has translation MIRWQTQAFSDLDALTLYRLLKLRVDIFVVEQHCPYPELDDKDLHPQAMHLLGWQQDSLVAYARILPPGLSYPEASIGRVAVSEAVRGGGMARALMNKAIEHALQTWPDAGIQIGAQEYLQGFYSSLGFTPASDVYLEDGIPHLDMRFHQRT, from the coding sequence ATGATCCGCTGGCAAACACAGGCTTTTTCCGACCTCGATGCCCTGACGTTGTACCGTTTATTGAAGCTCAGAGTGGATATTTTTGTTGTAGAGCAGCATTGCCCCTATCCCGAACTCGACGACAAAGATTTGCATCCGCAGGCGATGCATCTGCTGGGTTGGCAGCAGGATTCGCTGGTCGCCTATGCGCGCATATTGCCGCCGGGACTCAGTTACCCTGAAGCCAGTATCGGCCGGGTCGCTGTTTCCGAAGCGGTGCGCGGTGGTGGCATGGCCAGAGCGTTAATGAACAAAGCCATTGAACATGCCCTGCAAACATGGCCTGACGCCGGCATTCAAATCGGGGCGCAGGAATACCTGCAGGGTTTTTATTCCTCACTTGGTTTTACACCAGCCTCCGACGTTTACCTTGAAGATGGGATCCCCCATCTGGATATGCGCTTTCATCAAAGGACATGA